GCCGTTCTGAAGCAGGCGGTAGGAGACGTTCTTGTAGGCAGGCCCGTAGCACTCCGAGACGGTGGTCCCGGCGTCCCCACATAAGGTGGTGCTCTCGTCGATGAAGCCGCTGGTGAAGTTGAGCCGCTTCTTCTCGTCCGGGCCGAGGTTCGCATACCCCTTGGACTGCACGTAGGCCCCCGCGTACAGCCACTTGCTCGCGGACGCGATGGGCATCACCGTCGTGGCGGACACGCCGCTGCCACGTGGGAAGCCGTAGAGTGGCCCTGCCCCGGTGCCAATCTCCCAGTAGAAGTTCCCGAGCGGCTGGCAACTCGCCGAGGTGTTGGCCGTATCCAGCGCGGCCTGTTCGTTCACCGTGAGGGCCGCACGAGACGTTCCCTGAGGCACGTCCGAGGTGGGGGCGGGGACCTCCTCCATGCTCCCACAGCCGATGCTGCCCAGGGCCAACAGCCCGCACGCCCAGATGAGATACGTCCTTCCATAGCGCTTCATTCGGTGAGTCCTCCAGGTAAGACCCCTGTGAACCCAGGACGCGTCCAGAAGTTGCGCGACAATCGTGCAAAGGCCCGTGGCGGGCCGCGCCTTGCCGGAGACTGGCGTATCCTCCCCACCAGAGCCTGGCCAACTCGGAGCCAGCCAACAGCAAGGTGCGGCTTGAAGCGAATTCTGTGGGTAGGAGTGTTGTGCGTGGTCGCGGCGCTGGGCATCACGGCCCTGGCCGCACCGAAAGAGGTCCGGCTTCATTCGTCGATCCGTATCGAGCGGCCTCCCGAGCAGGTCTACGACTTTGTCACCTCGCTGGAGGCGCCCGCGAAGACCTTCAGTGGCCACGGCCGCATTCCCGGCGTGGTGAAGACCGAGGTGGCCGGCGGAGGACCGCTGCGCGAAGGGGTGACGGCCCGCGTTCACAGCTCGGATGGGGCGGTGATGGAGCGGCTCATCACCAGCATGGACCGCCCGCGGCACCACGCGTACAGGCTCGCCACCGGGTTCAAGCCGCCGATCAAGTACCTCCTCAAGTCGGGCCGAGGCGAGTGGACCTTCCAGCCCGCTCAAGACGGGGGCAC
This window of the Stigmatella erecta genome carries:
- a CDS encoding type II toxin-antitoxin system RatA family toxin, encoding MVAALGITALAAPKEVRLHSSIRIERPPEQVYDFVTSLEAPAKTFSGHGRIPGVVKTEVAGGGPLREGVTARVHSSDGAVMERLITSMDRPRHHAYRLATGFKPPIKYLLKSGRGEWTFQPAQDGGTQVEWLYVFELTSPVMYPLASPLLNGMFSEAMVKCLARTRECLIDEASCR